Genomic window (Leptotrichia sp. oral taxon 212):
TTTCCAAGAGTGTGCAAAACAAGCTTTGAATAGAAATAGTTTTTTGGTTGATCCTAAGATAGTGAGAGAAGTGGATAATGAATTTTCGGAATATATGAAGAATGAGATAATTGATGAGATATATGCGGTACTACCAGAATATGAGGAAATATTTTCAATTTTATCTCTGATTAGAAAACAGACATTTAATCCATCTGAATTTGTGGAAAGGTATGATCAAAAGGTTAAAGATGGAGTAATTGTAGATAGAGGTGCAGAAAAGGTTCTAAAATTATTATTTGATTATAGTGTTATTGGAAACGATCCATCTATTAAGCATCAAATAATATTTAAGTATGAAAAGGAATCTGCAAAATTTAATTTTAAAGAGAATATTATTGTGCATAGAGGCTTATATAAGGCTTTGCAAATTTTTTAGGCTGAGTGTTAATGGATATTAAGATTATATAAAAATGTTAGCATGTACGAATAGTGTTAAAACTTTTTTTTGCTCAAGTTTATATAATAGGTAGGTAGTCCTTTGATATTAAACTTCTTTAGATGAATCAATCTTCGATACCTATATTAGATCAATAAATCACGATTTGTCGGGCTAATTCAGTAAATTATATAGTGAAAGCACATGACTTTAAGACCAAAAATCTTTCAGTTATGTGCTTTTTCTGTGCCTATTTTATTTCCGGTGGGACTTTGACTGACATAGAGTTATGAAAGCGTTTGAGATTACTTTCTTCAAAAGGAACATAATCTTTTTTTAGACTGTCGGGGTAGTTTGCCTTCCAATCCTCATATGCTTCTCTTGTGATCTCATTATTTTCGTATTTTTCCTTCATTCTTTGCCATTGTTCAAGCATACCTCTAATTCTAAGAATGGCTTCACTACCAAAATAAATACCTGTGGTAGTATATTCAGGATCTTCATCATTGAGGGTAACAGGTCTTATATTGACTTCGATGCTGTCGTCCAGCTTAAACAAAAATCTCATCAAATCATGTTCCGTGTAGGGATAATCAGGTTCTTTTAAATACTCTTTATTTACATGGAGTGCAGTAGATATATTTTCCAAAACATCCTCTTTGGGAGTGCGAATATCAAGCTCATATTGTCTGATTCTAACATCATCTAAATGCGTTCTGTCTCCTAATGCTTTTTGAGTGATTCTCCGTAGTTCACGGAATTTCTTTATCAATTTACCCAAACTCAATTTTATCACCTCCTTAGGAGCAAATTTGTTTCTCTTATTACTATAATCGAAAACAAGAAAAAATTCAATAGAAAAATAAAAAATAAAAAAGGACTTGACAGAAATAAAAATGATACTTATAATCTAAAACAGAAACAAATAAGTTTCTGAAAAGAAAGGAGGAAAGTACGATGGAAAAATTATTTCTTACTTCAAAAGAGGTTGCCGATTTACTAAATATTTCGCAGCAACAGGCTTATAAGATCATCCGAGATATGAATAAGCAGCTTGCTGAACACGGCTTTCTTATCCTTAGAGGAAAAATCAATAAGAAATACTTTATGGAACAAATCTACAAAGCAAAGGAGGAAAAATAGTGCCGGCATATAAGGATGAAAAAAGCGGAAAATGGTTCGTTTCATTCTATTACAAAGATTGGGACGGAGAAAGC
Coding sequences:
- a CDS encoding helix-turn-helix domain-containing protein, producing the protein MSLGKLIKKFRELRRITQKALGDRTHLDDVRIRQYELDIRTPKEDVLENISTALHVNKEYLKEPDYPYTEHDLMRFLFKLDDSIEVNIRPVTLNDEDPEYTTTGIYFGSEAILRIRGMLEQWQRMKEKYENNEITREAYEDWKANYPDSLKKDYVPFEESNLKRFHNSMSVKVPPEIK
- a CDS encoding transcriptional regulator, giving the protein MEKLFLTSKEVADLLNISQQQAYKIIRDMNKQLAEHGFLILRGKINKKYFMEQIYKAKEEK